A single region of the Neomonachus schauinslandi chromosome 3, ASM220157v2, whole genome shotgun sequence genome encodes:
- the LYPD6B gene encoding ly6/PLAUR domain-containing protein 6B, giving the protein MLPLRHALAVAVVQIFILSENWALAKNINFYNVRPPLDPTPFPNSFKCFTCENAGDNYNCNRWAEDKWCPQNTQYCLTVHHFTSHGRSTSITKKCASRSECHFVGCHHSRDSDHTECRSCCEGMICNVELPTNHTNAVFAVMHAQRTSGSGVPTLCLPVLAWVFVLLLIRGHCS; this is encoded by the exons ATGCTGCCCCTCCGTCATGCTCTGGCCGTAGCTGTTGTCCAGATCTTTATCTTGTCAGAAAACTGGGCATTGGCCAAGAATATCAATTTCTACAACGTGAGGCCTCCTCTGGACC ctaCGCCATTTCCAAACAGCTTCAAGTGTTTTACCTGTGAAAATGCAGGAGATAATTATAACTGCAATCGATGGGCAGAAGACAAATGGTGTCCACAAA ATACACAGTACTGTCTGACAGTTCACCACTTTACCAGTCATGGAAGAAGTACATCCATTACCAAAAAATGTGCCTCCAGAAGTGAATGTCATTTTGTGGGCTGCCACCACAGCCGAGATTCTGACCATACA GAGTGTAGGTCTTGCTGTGAAGGCATGATCTGTAATGTAGAGTTACCCACCAACCACACGAATGCGGTCTTCGCCGTGATGCACGCGCAGAGAACATCTGGCAGTGGTGTCCCCACGCTCTGCCTACCAGTGCTTGCCTGGGTCTTCGTGCTTCTGCTGATACGAGGCCACTGTTCCTAG